The Malus sylvestris chromosome 8, drMalSylv7.2, whole genome shotgun sequence genomic interval caccttccttttagcaagccaaaacagcgttcaattacattccttgccttagaatgcttcatgttaaaatattcttccttattagaaggtgttcgtccctcccattcagataaatgataaggtattcctctatagggtgcaaggaatccttcaccatttgtataaccaccatctacaaggtaataacaacctaatgaaaaaaaaaacagaccttattagtgttttgtagttgacaaacagaactaaacctaacttacaaagttgagactaagtaatagtcttacccgctggtaccttaaaaccattaggcCTACTAATCGCATCATGTAGCACTCTAGAGTCTGATGCGGAACCCTCCCACCccggaaacacatatatgaactgcatatctcctgaacacacacctaacacattagttgcgactcgaccctttcttgttcggtatcttggtttgtcaatttcaggtacatgcacatcaatgtgtgttccatccaatgctcccaagcaattcttaaaaaccaaaaataataaactttttgttaatttatacaaagggaatgaagagttaaagcttagggaaaatgaaaaaaatttctcatcataccttaaaacatcgccacctagcatctgtagaatcaataggcacaggctgggggacttttagtagggtaccttgtaatcgcaaaattccttgcaatacgctattgaaatacctacttatagtctctcccgacctataaaatctaccgccaacactacgattcttggtatgatgtgctaatatttgtaaagtcatacacacctgttcctctacagacaccaaaccatcagtttttaccctcccatcttgacgaagtaagtcgcataatatgccaaaagtccttctatccattctcaattcgttaacacattcagtatcagtattccctattataccatttagataacacaaactaatctctcgtctaataagtgaacggttagtcaatgtgggtcgttcaacatgtctctgtttgccacgtaacatcatcaccacaagaatcgtacaaatacaaattgtctccaaataagacatctctaacaataagatcaataaaagcttccttcgatccatatctatccaaacaaaaaaaaaacaataaacaaattaactaaatcattaacccgaggcaacaaatatacatatggcgttgaaaaaaaaaagttatcattaacccgaggcaacaaatatacaggtggcgttgaaaaaaaaaattcattaacccgaggcaacaaatatacaggtggcgttgaaaaaaaaattatttcattaacccgaggcaacaaatatacaggtggcgttgaaaaaaaaaatttcattaacccgacgcaacaaatatacaggtggcgttgaaaaaaaaaaagttttcattaacccgaggcaacaaatatacaggtggcgttgaaaaaaaaaacttttcattaacccgaggcaacaaatatacaggtggcgttgaaaaaaaaaaagttttcattaacccgaggcaacaaatatacaggtggcgttgaaaaaaaaaagttttcattaacccgaggcaacaaatatacaggtggcgttgaaaaaaaaaaacttttcattaacccgaggcaacaaatatacaggtggcgttgaaaaaaaaaaagttttcattaacccgaggcatcatattcaaaatgttctactcttatacatctataaacatgtgtctaagaacactagtatgaggattgctatcattgctaggcattgcatgtgaaaagggaaattaaaggacacctgtaatgcagtagccttagccttagccttccgtttattctcctcttctctgcaaccaacaaccacaacaaattgcaattcagcatcaaccccacacaatacaaaacattcacattgtatacacactgcatacatacacactgcaaacacagtacatacatacacacactacatacactgcatacactacacacacactacatacactacacacacacactggatacatacacactgcaaacacagtacatacatacacacactcacatacactacacacacacactacatacactacacacacaccctgcaagtacacacacactgcatacaccctgcatacaccctgcatacatacacactgcatacacagtacacaaacacacacactgtATACACCTTGcacacacagtacacaaacacacacacacactacatacactacacacacacactgcatacactacacacacaccctgcaagtacacacacagtgcatacatacatacacaccctgcatacaccctgcatacatacacactgcatacacagtacacaaacacacacactgcatacaccttgcacacacagtacacacacactgcatacacactcattcacacacacactgcacatacacacactgcttacacactgcacacacacacactgcacacacacacactgcacacacactcacactcacactcactcacactcactacatacactacacacacacactgcatacatacacactgcaaacacagtacactacacacactacatacattgcatacactacacacatacacacttattcacacacacactgcacacacacacactgcttacacactgcacacacacacactgcacacacactcacactcacactcactcacactcactacatacactacacacacacactgcatacatacacactgcaaacacagtacactacacacactacatacacttcATACactacaccctgcatacatacactacacacacactgcatacatacacactgcaaacacagtacacttcacacacacactacatacactacacacacactgcatacactacacacacaccctgcaagtacacacacactgcatacaccctgcatacatacacactgcaaacacagtacatacatacacacactacatacactgcatacactacacacacactacatacactacacacacacactgcatacatacacactgcaaacacagtacatacatacacacactacatacactacacacacacacacacacacactacatacactacacacacacactgcatacactacacacacaccctgcaataCACACAcagtgcatacatacatacacacactgcatacaccctgcatacaccctgcatacatacacactgcatacacagtacacaaacacacactgtATACACCTTGCACACACAGTACACAAATGACACCGTAATCTTATATTATTACATACAAATCGAATAAATTCAAGATACAAGATCTTTGGACCAATTTTATGAATCAATATTCTATTAAACGTCCTTGATTCGGTATCAATTTCCTAAGACACATAAAGCAGAATAATAGAGCAACAGAGTAAAACCAGAACTCAAACTAATCAATCGTGCCTCAAGAAGATCTCCCTATTTAGATCATATCACCAGATTCACCACATCCATTTCTACCAAATATCACGATGCAGACTATCCGTTCCAAACCATTAACGTAATCCGAATGAAACACTCAAAACCAAGAGCGATGCACACATCTAAACATAAAGTTGATAAAAATCTCAACATTAAAGAACCATTTCAACTATATTGGCATAGAAGAAAAACCAAacgtctgtgtgtgtgtatacatatgcAACTCAACCACTACATTCCTCATCGAAACTTTTGATTCGTTTATAAAATTGAACAAACAACAATTACCAAAATCAAATTAATCCGAATTCCAACTAATAAACAACCTAATCAAATCATACATCGATCAAGCAAACCAATCAAATCTCCACAATTTCCATCAATAATTTTCAATCAATGGATTTGATTAGATCCAATAAATACCTAAACAGATCCAACGATGATATTGTTGATGGGGATGAAGATCAGCTTGACGAAGAACCCGACGAAACCCATCACGACGAACCCGATCGCTGTCCGGAGCGCGACCTTGGAGAATTCTACACGACAATCAACCATCAAATCTCAtcaattacacatgcatatcaAAGAATATAACTTGTGAGAAAACACAGATCCGACCCGAATGCTGAATTACCTTTGCGATCGGGCTTGTGGCAGCGCTTGACGAGGCGAATGCTGTCCTTGGAGAACTCTCGGAGCAGATCTGTTACGTGAAGACGAGGGAGCGGACGACGAGAGGAACAGATGAGGAGCAGGATGCAGATGAGGGCGACCAGGATGCAGCTGACGGCGAGCAGGACGTAGAGATGAGGATGATGAGGACGACGTGAGGGATGAGGTCTTACGAATCCGGACGTTTTTGGGGTGGTTCGCTAAGAACTGCTAGCGAAGGGTTTAATCCGTGCGAGTCGGATCTAATCCCATTAAACGTAATCCTTGCCCCTACCAAACATCAGACTACAATACCAATTAGtgtagtctagtccagtccccCCTAAGAATGTCAAACACACACGCCCTTAAGGCCTACTGCAAGTCTGGCACTTTCCCCTTTGCTTATCATCAACAAGTACTCACAACTGCCTCTTACCGCAGTTAAGAATTTGACATATTGTATTTCTAGCACAACTATTTCGTTTTCATCTTTCactttttctttaaataataaaaactaatacATTTTTGGTAACTagtttcatttttcaaaaaaacatgaaaattgaaaataaaaaaataatgtagttttcaaaatttgagtttCAATAACAAGGATGTGTTCGCTTGGCCCGCTAAAGACATGCCTGTCTTTGACCATTTGGTAATCTCTGTTAGCGTCTCCATCTAGACCCAACCATAAAACTGATTATTCATAGGATTTTTAGCACATGTGCAAATAAGATTAAAATCATTGAAAATATTTGTAAGGGTAcaaggtaattgtagtataaTCGCTCATGTAAGGTCGTTTTCCCCAAAGATTGTTTGACTAATTTGTAATTAAACTAActcttaattaataattaaaacagatttttATCAAAGACTTgagattttttaatttaaaaagattaaattaacaataaaagaaaTCTAAAAAGTTTGGAAATAATGgcagcaaaaggaaaaaaaacgttttttaaattaaacaattaTGGGAAAAACTAAGGTTAAGCCGTCACCATTAACAATCATATGCAATTCTATCAATTACCTATGAATTTCCAcatacatgctttgaaggttaggttttcctaatgcatattccTCATGATGTTCAAGcgaaaacgtatatctaacatgcaatccgtctgtgatgttcatatcaaatataaacatgcatgactcattaagctttgtgaaaaccccttgaaaaaccatgcaatccttgaGAGTGTGATGTTCGCtttaagtgaacttacaattactaatcacaagaagccctcctcaatttcagggtgatgttccaacagaaattgcatcaaattacttgtctaaatatCCTAACGGTGATTAGGCATTAAAATATATAGATAGTTCTAATCGCGGTggttaataattcaaaacaagcatacatccattcataagcaaattaataaaatcgtatATTCATGCTAATGCTCGTGGCATCGCCCTaacaaaaggaattagttatgcATACTCACaataaaaaccaaagaaaatatcattaactagaaaaaggattgaaaacaccttataGGCAAAAAGTCTAAAATTCTCCAAAGTTTTGCCAAGTTCTCTCAATGTCACGTAGTGAACCATAATGGCTCAAAATTCTTATTTATActaccaaaaattaaaatccctcgTAGAAAAGGttttctaaaaactaggaaataaaataataaaaggataACATAAAAACACACTCCAAATCTAACTAAGAAATCTGCCTAGCAAAGAAATAGCCACGTTTATAGACCTTCAAGGCACCAAAATAGGCCCAAAACGAATAAAATTAAAGATTATGACcttctcttcaagttccaagAAGAGTCCAAGTCCAAAATCCATCATCTTTCAGCCTAAAAGTCACAAACAAGCTCTATAGCCCAATCTGTCAACACTACGCGCTGGGCATATATTAATTCGTCATGATCAGATGCTTCAagataaaattatgaaattttgacaCAACGTTCTTGACAAACTTACGAACCCGTTTCAATTAGAATCACTCAAAAATTCCACCGTTTGATTACTTTATGCTCGGAACAAGTTCGCACTTCCTACAttaaaaatacataacaaagcatcaaaatctcaccaaaataataaccaaaaaatACCAAGAAAGGGGAAAATATATAtcataaaatctactcatcagttATGTAGCGAAAGTGCAATCATGTAACGGAGCAGAGTAAACTCATTGAGGTTGAGATCGACAAACTTAAGGATGCCAACTTCATTGTTGAAGTCCATCATCCAAATTGGCTGGGCAACGTAGCCCTTGTGCAGAAGAAGAATGGCAAGTGGAGCGTCTATGTAGATTTCACAAATTTGAACAAGGCATGCCCCAACGATCCTTATCCTCTACCTCGGATAGGCTTTCTTATCGaccttattttttaattaaaagttttaaaaactaaaacttagttaccaaacaaattttaaattttttaaaaaatgaaaacaaaaaactgtAAACAAAATGGTTGTCAAACACCATTTAATGTTGAAGTTCTATAATTGTGTATGATGGCAGAAGTTGATAAACACATAACATATTTCTTTGCACACACactcttttttttcattttttttaccatcatattgaataaatcaaacaaaaaaagacCAAAATTAATCaccaaacaaattttaaattttaaaaagaaaattaaaacaaaaaactgtaaacaaaatggttatcaaacaggTTCCGCTTTTCCAAGTGTGTGAGAAGATTTGTTTCACACGATGTGCCTTGTTAGCATGGCAACGTGAGGTGTTCGGCTCTACAAATACAAAGGCAGAGATTGCTAAAGTACGGGATAAGTTGGGTGTGTTGTTTGAGCATCCACGTTCGGCTGAGTTATATGAGGCAAGGGGTGAGCTGTTAGGTTAGCTTGCTTCACTTCTTGGGTGAGAGGAGATGTATTGGAGGCAACGTTCGTGTGTTTAGTGGTTACAGGAAGGGGTTAGGAATACAAAGTTTTTCCATTTGCGGGCATCCAATCGTAAACGGAAAAATACAATTAAAGGGCTAAAGGATGCGCAAGGAGTGTGGCAGGACTCCAGGGCTGGAATTCAAGGCACGGTTGTAGGGTATTTTCAGAATACTTTTTACTCCCGTGGTGTTCTTTACAATGCGGTACAAGAGGTGATGGCGACTTGTTCCCAATGGGTTACCCCCGAGATGAATGCGGAGTTGTTGAAGCCTTACTCGGAGGAGGAGATTCGTGTTGCACTTTTCCAAATGCATCCGTCTAAAACCCTCGGTCCGGATGGTATGTCACCtttgttttttcaaaagttTTGGCATGTTGTTAAGCATGACATGGTGAATGCTATTCGCTCTTTTATCACCTCTGGACGATTACTACGGGAGGCGTGTTTCAATTCCTAAGGTGAATCAACCGTAGGAAATGTCACAATTGCGCCCGATTAGTCTATGTAATGTAATTTACAAGATTGGTGCAAAGGTGATTGCGAACCgattgaagaaatttttttaatgttttaatttCTCCGCATCAGAAATAGGTCAAAGGTGCAAgggtgaaatttttttaatgttttaattttgttccaGGGAGGTTGATTTCTGATAACACTTTGGTGGCAGCGGAAATAGGTCATTTCCTTCACAATAAGAGGTGGGGACGGGAGGGATCCTTTGCACTCAAGTTAGATCTAAGCAAGGCATATAATAGGGTGGAGTTGATTTTTTTGGAAGCTATGATGTTGAGGTTGGGGTTTAATAGTAGATGGGTGGTTGTTGTGATGATGTGTGTGAAATCGGTTTCGTACTCTTTTTTGGTTAATGGCGAGGCATGTGGGTTTGTTGTGCCATCTTGCAGTCTTCGCCAAGGTAACCCTCTATCTCcctatttgtttcttctttgtaTTGAAGGTTTTTCAGCACTTATTGCTCataaagaagagaagggagtgATTAATGGGATAAGGATTTGTGATGGTGCTCCTA includes:
- the LOC126633100 gene encoding protein ALP1-like, with the protein product MQFIYVFPGWEGSASDSRVLHDAISRPNGFKVPAGCYYLVDGGYTNGEGFLAPYRGIPYHLSEWEGRTPSNKEEYFNMKHSKARNVIERCFGLLKGRWSILRSPSFYPIRTQGRIITACCLLHNLIKQEMSVDPMENLPIIEDGQNTEEGEYVGSVQTSDQWTAMRNDMAQEMYNEWRAIRNQQPN